A single window of Loxodonta africana isolate mLoxAfr1 chromosome 10, mLoxAfr1.hap2, whole genome shotgun sequence DNA harbors:
- the CALM1 gene encoding calmodulin-1 produces the protein MADQLTEEQIAEFKEAFSLFDKDGDGTITTKELGTVMRSLGQNPTEAELQDMINEVDADGNGTIDFPEFLTMMARKMKDTDSEEEIREAFRVFDKDGNGYISAAELRHVMTNLGEKLTDEEVDEMIREADIDGDGQVNYEEFVQMMTAK, from the exons ATG GCCGATCAGCTGACCGAAGAACAGATTGCTG AATTCAAGGAAGCTTTCTCCCTATTCGATAAAGATGGTGACGGCACCATCACAACAAAGGAACTTGGAACTGTCATGAGGTCACTGGGTCAGAACCCCACAGAAGCTGAATTACAGGATATGATCAATGAAGTGGACGCTGATG GTAATGGCACCATTGACTTCCCGGAATTTTTGACTATGATGGCTAGAAAAATGAAAGACACAGACAGCGAGGAAGAAATCCGCGAGGCATTCCGAGTCTTTGACAAG GATGGCAATGGCTACATCAGCGCGGCAGAGCTACGTCACGTCATGACAAACTTAGGAGAAAAACTAACAGATGAAGAAGTAGATGAAATGATCAGAGAAGCAGACATTGATGGCGACGGGCAAGTCAACTATGAAG AATTCGTACAGATGATGACTGCAAAATGA